Within the Corynebacterium tuberculostearicum genome, the region GCACCGGGATCGTCGGCATTGGCGCGTTCGATGCCGTAGTGGTCCGTCTTCTTCGAGGAGGATTGCGTGGTGGTTGGCACGTGCTTCCCTTCTTGCTCACAAAATTTTTATCCCACCTAGAGTAACTGGCAAATGCCCTGTTGTCCCTTTGTGGGGTGGAGCACGGGGGAAGCAGCCCCCATGCTACTTGCGCAGGCGAGGAAGGAAGCCGACTTTCTTATAGACGTCGTCGACAAGCGGCTGGGCAATCTCCTGCGCCGTCTCCGCACCCTGAGCCAGGATGCGCTCGAGCTCGCCGCGGTCCGCCATCAGCTCATCAAAGCGCGCCTTGAGCGGAGTGGTAAATTCCTGCAGCGCATCTGCGGTATCGACCTTGAGGTGGCCATAGCCTTGGTCGGCGTACTTCTCCACTAGGGAATCGATAGATTCACCGGTCAGCGCGGACTGGATGACCAATAGGTTGGACACGCCCGGCTGATTTTCGCGGTCAAAGGCCACCGAGCCCAAGTCATCCGTCACGGCGGATTTAATGCGCTTGGCTGAGGTCTTCGGTGCGTCCAAGAGATTGACCAAACCCTTGGGGTTGGCGCCAGACTTGGACATCTTGGAGGTCGGCTCCTGCAGGTCATAAATCTTGGCCGCACCCTCCGGGATGAACGGCTCCGGTACCTTGAAGGTCTCGCCGTACTTATTGTTGAAGCGCTCGGCCAAGTTGCGGGTCAGCTCCAGGTGCTGGCGCTGGTCCTCACCCACCGGCACATAATCCGGCGAGTACAGCAAAATATCTGCGGCCATGAGGATCGGGTAGGTAAATAGGCCCACGGAGGTGCGATCCGAGCCCTGCTTGGCGGACTTATCCTTGAACTGGGTCATACGGGAGGCCTCGCCAAAGCCGGTGAGGCACTGCAAAACCCAGGTCAGCTCCGCGTGGGCGGGCACGTGCGACTGCACGAAGAGCGTGGATTTTTCCGGATCAATGCCCAGGGCGATGAGCTGTGCGGCACCTGCGATGGTGCGGTTGCGCAGCTCCTCCGGGTTTTGCTCTACGGTTATCGCGTGCAGGTCAGGGATGAAGTAGAAGGCATCATAGCCGTCCTGCAGGTCAATCCACTGCTTGAGCGCTCCCAGGTAATTACCCAGGTGATAGGAATCAGCGGTGGGTTGGATACCGGACAGGACGCGGGAAACGGTGGAATTGTCTGCAGTCATGGTGCTTTATCCTACCCCCTAGCTACAGCGCGCGGTTCACATCCTTCCCCCAGCATTTCCCCTACCGGATCGAAAAATTCCCCCTGCCCGAGGGACAGAGGGAATGCGGCGCAAGGATTTTAGAGCTTGCGGGAGGTGGGGCTAACCACGTCCATCAGGATGGCCCAACCGGATACCATCAGCGCGCCGCCCACGCCCATGAGCACGATAGGGCCGAGGAAAGCGAAGGACGGACCAACAACGGTCCACCACCAGATGCTCAGGCCGAGGATTACAGCGCCGAGGACGAAGGAAATAATTGCGCGAGCCATGAACTTTCTCCGTTGCAGATTACTGATTTTTTTGACCTACCCATAGTAGCACTACTGCTTGTGCTTGGGGGCTTTACGCTTGCCGACGTCCCCCTTATTAAAGCTCCACTGCTGCTCCACGTCTACTCCCCTCGCTCCTGGCGAGTGCCGGCCACTCGGCCGGGTAATCGACTGCCGCTTCGGGCTACGCGCGATGCGATTGCTCGAAATATCGCTGTAGTCGGTGCCCTCCGCCGCGTTAGAAAACTCTCGTGACTTGTTCTTAAACGTGCGCCCCAGTGGACGGCTCAGCGGCCGGGTCAGCGGGCGCGTGATGGGGCTGGCATAGCGCGTGGCCGCGCCCGCCTTGCGCTTGGCCTTGCGGGCGCCATCGCGCACGATGCGCGCGGACAAACGCAGGCGCGGATCCATCTGCTGCTCGGCATCGCGATACTCAAAGACGGGCAATCCCTTCTTGAAGTAGATCGCGGCCAAGCGGGCGATAAAGCACACGGAGGCGGTAATGATAGCGGCCGGTTCTTCGGCCAGACCGCCGTGGTAGAGCGCCATAAAAAGCGCCGCGGCCAGCAGCGAGATGGCGGCATAATACTCGCCGGAAAACACCAGCGGGATACGATCCGAAAGCAGGTCACGCAGCACGCCGCCAAAGACGCCGGAAATCACCGCAGAGACCGAGACAATAATGAACCCGTGCCCCAAGTGGACCGCGATTTGGGTGCCGAGCACCGAAAAGACCGCGAGGCCCAGCGCATCCAAGATGAGGAAGAGGTGGCGGAAGTAGTGCATGAGGAAGGACATGCCCACCGTCACCACGGCCGCCACGATGACGATTACCAAGTAGATGGGGTGTTCTACCCAGGTAAATGGAGGGTCATCGAGGATCATATCGCGCACCGTACCGCCGCCTAGCGCAGTCATGGAAGCAATCATGGTGACGCCGAAAAGATCGAGCTTTTGACGGCCGGCGGACAAGGCGGCGGTCATGGACTCGGCCGTAATGCCGACTACGTAAAGGACGCTAAATAGTGGCGTCATCAGCTGTACTCCACCAATAGTGGGGAATGGTCGGACCAGCGCTGCTCCACGGTAGGAGCCTTATCCACCCAGGTGCGCTGCGCGCGCTCCAGCATAGGACGGGTAGCCGCCTGATAATCGATGCGCCACCCGGCGTTGTTATTAAAGGCCTGGCCGCGGTAGGTCCACCAGGTATACGGACCGTCTTCATCCGGATGGAGGCGGCGGGCTACGTCAAACCACTGCGGCTTTGTGGTTGGGGCCCACGGCTCGCCGCCGGCGTACTCCACCACTCCCTGCCACTGCCCCAGGTTCTTCTTTTCCTGCGGCTCAGCATCCGGGAACGCACCAAAGACGTGGTCCATAAAGGCGCGTTCTTCCGGCAGGTGGCCAGCCTTCTTTTCATTCGCCTTATTATTCTTCAGGTCCTGGGCGCGGTGGCAGATATTCCAATCGCCGCCGATCACCATGTCGGCCGGGCTGCCATCGGAGTTCGTCCGCGCGGCGTTCTCCGCTAGCACCTCTTGGAACTCGTCCAAGAAGCGGTACTTTTCATCCAGCTTCGGCGAACCGGTATCGCCAGAGGGCAGGTACAGAGAGGCGACGCGAATATCGCGGGTGGTGGCGGCAATCCAGCGGCCGGCGTCGGTAAAGGAGCCGAAGCCCACTTCGACGTCGGCAAGCGGAGTGCGAGACAGGATACCCACGCCGGCGCGGCCCTTTGCGGCGGCGTCGGCAAGAGCCAAATGCCAGCCCGCCTCTAGGGCTGGTGCCAAGGCCTTTTCGGCCTGCTCCGGGGTTGCGCGCACCTCCTGCATGAGCACGATTTCGGCCGGAGTCTCCTCTAGCCAAGCATTCATTCCAGGGTTATTTTCATTGCGCTGCTTGCACGCAGCGCGGATTCCATTGACGTTTACGCTCGCGATGGTAAGGGTCATGCCAACAGCATATCGGTCCGCCTAGACGCGGCGAGCAAGGCGCTTTTTATCCCACATCGTCGCAGCCCACACCAGGCAACCCGCAGCCGCTAGGGCCGCACCGGCCAGCGCCGGGGCGGAGTAGCCCAAGCCGGCACCCACGACGGCGCCGCCAATGGTCGCACCGGCCGCATTCGCAATGTTGAGCGCGGACTGGTTGAGAGCTGCGGCCAAAGTCTGGGCGTCGCCAGCCACATGCACCAACCGCAGCTGCAAAGAAGGCACCAGCGTGGAACCCATAAAGGCCACGCAGCCAAAGCAAATCGTGGCTAGGATGGCGTGTCCGGAGAGGAAATAAAAGGCGGTCAAAATCACAATCAGGCAGGCCAAGGCAAAGATGATGCCGAACTCCAGGTTGCGGTCCGCCAACCAGCCGCCGAAGGCATTGCCGATGGTCATGCCGATGCCATAGGCCATGAGCACGACCCATATGAGGTTCTGGTCCATGCCGGCGACCT harbors:
- a CDS encoding trimeric intracellular cation channel family protein, with product MTPLFSVLYVVGITAESMTAALSAGRQKLDLFGVTMIASMTALGGGTVRDMILDDPPFTWVEHPIYLVIVIVAAVVTVGMSFLMHYFRHLFLILDALGLAVFSVLGTQIAVHLGHGFIIVSVSAVISGVFGGVLRDLLSDRIPLVFSGEYYAAISLLAAALFMALYHGGLAEEPAAIITASVCFIARLAAIYFKKGLPVFEYRDAEQQMDPRLRLSARIVRDGARKAKRKAGAATRYASPITRPLTRPLSRPLGRTFKNKSREFSNAAEGTDYSDISSNRIARSPKRQSITRPSGRHSPGARGVDVEQQWSFNKGDVGKRKAPKHKQ
- the trpS gene encoding tryptophan--tRNA ligase: MTADNSTVSRVLSGIQPTADSYHLGNYLGALKQWIDLQDGYDAFYFIPDLHAITVEQNPEELRNRTIAGAAQLIALGIDPEKSTLFVQSHVPAHAELTWVLQCLTGFGEASRMTQFKDKSAKQGSDRTSVGLFTYPILMAADILLYSPDYVPVGEDQRQHLELTRNLAERFNNKYGETFKVPEPFIPEGAAKIYDLQEPTSKMSKSGANPKGLVNLLDAPKTSAKRIKSAVTDDLGSVAFDRENQPGVSNLLVIQSALTGESIDSLVEKYADQGYGHLKVDTADALQEFTTPLKARFDELMADRGELERILAQGAETAQEIAQPLVDDVYKKVGFLPRLRK
- a CDS encoding exodeoxyribonuclease III — translated: MTLTIASVNVNGIRAACKQRNENNPGMNAWLEETPAEIVLMQEVRATPEQAEKALAPALEAGWHLALADAAAKGRAGVGILSRTPLADVEVGFGSFTDAGRWIAATTRDIRVASLYLPSGDTGSPKLDEKYRFLDEFQEVLAENAARTNSDGSPADMVIGGDWNICHRAQDLKNNKANEKKAGHLPEERAFMDHVFGAFPDAEPQEKKNLGQWQGVVEYAGGEPWAPTTKPQWFDVARRLHPDEDGPYTWWTYRGQAFNNNAGWRIDYQAATRPMLERAQRTWVDKAPTVEQRWSDHSPLLVEYS